The segment aAACGCTCATACTGTAATAATGCCTTCCTAACCGTTCTTTAATATATGGACTACATATGACAAATCACTAACACAATTTGGACCTTGTACACAATCTCACCCATACACACATTTACTCACGATTTAGTACTTCaggatataataaatattttacagagAGAACGAGACCACATTTCAATGTTATTTCagtgattctttttttttttgaaattttcatcaGATTTGATCAAGACATAAAAAACACAATACAGATTGTTGTTAATGAGGGAACAATACCCCATAGGTATAAATTAAAACTTCTATAGTCATGAAAATATTCTACAAATACATTCATATTCATAAgtaaaaatttgatacaaatgTGAAAGAGGACAGGCAAGGTCAATTGCTTACCCCtcacaaaaaataaagagagaaaaaatacatgtattcattgcactaattaaatatatgatacaaaACAACACATAGCATTCAGGTTTAAGGGGGTGGTGTGAACATATAAGCCTACATTGAGGTCTATCATAGTCATACCCACCAGATCATAAAAATCTGACAACATGGATAACGCTTGTCACTTAAGCTAACTTATTAAAAGTCAAGTTAAAACAATTGTTGCATGGGGTGTAATGCAACAGcagagatgtacatgtatatttccttttttttaaaaaaaatcaaagaaaagaaaaatgacccaAACAATTAGTGTATTTGATCATCAAGACATGATGCAGAGTCACATGTACTTCTTTTGTCCCCTTACATTATTCCATTATCATTAAATCCACGAGTCAGAAGAAACATCCTAACGTGTACAAGCAGACAAAGCAGTGTTTGCAATTACAGTCATACACATGATACTCTGAGAGAAATATAAAGGGCACATCACATGGCACACATGTGAAACGTCTAGATCCATACACACAAACTATAAGACTAATAAGATCTGATTTCCACAATGAAGGATTTTTAACAGTGATAAGTATCATGTCGCTCCTGCACACAGTGTCAGACATTTTGCCTTGGTGCTCTGTATCTTCAAGTCTTTGAGTCACCACAGTGGAGACAAAGCTGACAAAACTGACACTCACTGCTTGTTATCAACCCCCTATAAAGTGTGATTACTTGTATGAATTTTATCTAACATTCACATTAAATCACtgtattgtttttttgttatcaTTCACATGAGAACTGAATGAAGAAGAAAATTCGCAGTAGATAGTTACTGTAGCACAGTTTGTTGTTCCCTCTAGTTCCAGATCTTGAGGAAGCTATCCCAAGATCCAGTGGCTACTGCCATGCCATCCTCAGTTACCCCCAGGCAGCTCACCCTGTTGTCGTGGCCTGCCAGAACTCCTGCAATTTCATAACATATACAACTTTAACTCAAATCTCACAGAATCTTGATCACAACCACAATAAAATGATCcatcttttcaagaaatattattCTTATACTGACAAAATGGACAGAAACGGAAGCAATTCTTGTCTTACCAGCTCTATCTTGTTTAAGAACATCCCAGACATTGCAATTGAAGTCATCATATCCACCCAGCAATAGACGACCAGACTTGGAAAAGGCCACTGATGTAATTCCACAAATGATATTATCATGAGAATACATTCCTATCTCTTGGTCAGCACGGATATCAAACAATCGGCATGTGGCATCATCAGATCCTGTCGCAAAGGCATACCCATTGGGGAAATACTGCAAAATGCAGAAAACAATGAATTTTCCTTTTCCTACAgataatttcttgtttttattacaaattttaagcATATAAGTTTAACTCAGTAAAATTGAGAACACTTACAGAGATAACATTTATCAGTTTGATAAGTGATAAATTGATAAGAGGATTAAGACTTACTGTGATAGCATTAATATCAGATTCGTGACCAGAAAATGTCTGCTTGCACATTCCATCTCTAATATCCCAGAGCTGAAgggaaaaaaattgcatttcttaaataaaaatccCATTCATTTTATAATAGCAATTGAATTTGCAAAATTGTTCTTAATAGATCTGTCTTAATAGATCTAGACATCACAATAAATCTATACAAACCTTAGCTGAAGCATCACATGCTCCGGACACAAATGTCCTCATGTCTGGAGACAAAGATAAACTCATCACATCTCCAGTGTGGCCAGTGAAGGCAGTGGTTTGTTGACCTGTTTCAATGTCCCACAGAGCACTGAAAACAGAATGAAAACCACATGTAAGATAAAACACAGCTTCATGGTTCAAGAGAACTATTGAAATGTTTGAGGAATCCCAAAATCTGATCATTTGCATCAATAGCTCATTTTCATCAAGTTTTAGTAATATCTATAGCAACAAAATGGAATCTTCATAACAACTGTTACACATGTTTTAACTTATTGGACCAAATTACAGTATGTCCAACCaaagtaaaaagaaaagtttattcatatttgcttttaaatgtgattaaacaaatcatgtttaaataATTGGTTATCTCTACTAATAccctttaaatttctttttcaaatagaGTTTACTCATAATATCTTATGAATTTGCCTGTCACAGGTTGGGTATTAGGAATTTCATTTAAGCTGATTTCCTTAAGACCATATAACAACATCATACATTATCCATTCTTATGAACCCATCTGATTTTTTTGTACTTGGGGAGATTAAACTATTGCTTTAAGATGACCCTGATGCTTAACAAATGCCAGATTATAGAAcctaaacaagttttttttttaaatgcagaaATAATTTGGAGCTGGCTAGAAAACCCAAGATGGTGTGTGCTAAAAGCTTCAATATTGTGAGAGTTCTGGTGTGTGCTCATAACTAATAGCAACACAAAAATCAATACTGGGCCATATCCCCCACTGTACAGCATCAGCAGACAAAATCAATACTTATTTTTATACACGTCAATCTGCAGAACATGAAAATCAATTGCTCTTATTAAATCTGCTCCATTCCACACGCTAAGTCTTGCTTCTCGGTGAAGCATCTGTTGTGGCTGTTCAGTGTGTAACACTTCATACTACGAGTTATTTTTGGCAGTTTGTGAATGGCTTTTGCACTCAGACTTGAGGCACACTCACATTTATGGATGAGTCATTCACTTAACTCAACCCCTGTACCAAGAATAGTGCAACACACTGGGATGCCACaatgtttaaacattaaataatgGTGCTAAAACCATGAATTCGCTAAGTCTCCACAACATTCATAgttataattatacacatgtgACTTCAATGTAAATCAGAGCAATGAAGACAAGAGTATCCTCTTACAAGAAATAGAAGACCCATACTTGCTTTCATTTTCACTTCCTTCTCTTATCTTTTTGTCAAGACCTTTTGAAATGTCAAATGTAAAGATGTTTTCTTCTCTTTGTccatttttacatgtgtatcattTTCCTTACAAGACAATACCAATTTCTTACTTTCCAAATAACACTGACTTAAAAATCACACACTTATATCCATTTCCCCACTGTTTACTTTTAATAAATTACCTTTGGTGCTCAAAACTTGATCTACAAGGAAGTTAACCTTTGTGATAGCTTTCATTTAGACTTGGCATACATGTCTAATTGGTTTTCAAGTGACACTTAAGCTCATATTGCCCAAAGTCTACATAAGTATAAACCACTAATTTCATTCCTCAACCCAATTTCTGTGTTACTTATTTGACAAGCTCACATAACAAGACTACACAAACGTCACATTTCGTAACGCAATTGTTTTACAAAGAAACATGTTATGGGAAAATGGATTTGCCCGTTTATGGCTGGTCAGAATCAATCTATAATTATCTTCTCAATTCAAAGCTTACAACAATTGATGAAAGAGATGAAAAACAAGTCTCTGTTATCCATGCAGACTGACACGCTTCCACTCATATGCAGTGTGAGTGACATGTTTAGGTAAAGATTAAAACCAATCTCATCTGATCATGTTCATCAATAAGCCCCACCCCGTCTTACTTCTCCTGTTGGTAGTTCTCAAATCTCCATCTACTTAATTACACTTACCAAGTCATGTCTCCCGAACTTGTAACAATTTGGTTGTCATCAATAAATCGGCAGCAAGACAGGTAGCCAGTGTGTCCAGGCAATTCTCTGCTCACTCTTACATTTCCTTCCCTAGTTTTCAAACTGTAGATTGAACAAATGTTGTCTAGACCACCACATGCTACATAACTCCCTGATGGAGCATAGGCACAGGTCATTACCCAACTGGACCTAAGTGGTATAGCATGGACCTGTAATAGAGATATTTGATTAGACACCAAACAGTCTTATCTTTCTTTCCATCATCTAAAAGCATGTTGTTTGTGTAGCTAATTTTGacctaaatatataaataaacacagTGATCATATTGAGGAAGAAATAGTTTTTCAGTGGGTGAATATGACATTAGTAAGTTTCAGCCATGTAAACATTCAAGTCAGGACACATTGTAGAGTGCTGATGGAATGTTTAACCAATCAGGAAGTGCGTTGTTGTTACACCTTTACCACTGGTAGACAAACAGATACAATTATCAGCAAAGCAGGAAGCTTTAGCACACTAAataaataaggttttttttaaatcgtacTTGGAAAGTTAAGCATTAGTGTAACTTATTGCCCATTAATTTCTTTTCTGCTCTTGCAAATGTGTTTTCCCCTGTCCCTCCCCACAATGTTTTcagaattttacttactttgttTGTTGTGTAACCATCCCATACAATTAACTTTCCATCTTGTGAAGCTGATACTAGGTTCCTGAAATAATTAAGTGGGAATTAAATGTGTGATGAGCTTTGGTTTCCCTCATTTTAGACAAGAAAAGCATGTTTACGTGTAAATTGCACTTAATACACAATATTATCAACCACTCACATTTTACAGAATCAGTcatttaaaatactttaaaagacatattttaaaaattcactgcATTTCCCACCCTATTCAACTGACCTTGAATCTGATGCCCAATGCATGGCATAAATTTTTGCTAGGTGTCCCCTGAGGGTGCGCCTAGTGCGCATTTGTATCCTCCCCACTGGTTCGACATTTGCTGTGGCACTGGCTAGTGTGGTATCAGCTGCTGCTTTTCTGGCTTCCTGCAAATtcaaggaacatttttttttaaattaaaaaacactTCCAATATCATCTAATACCATTATGCTTTTGTCTTTCCATATACATGTTCAGAACAATCAATGAGAGTTAATTCAATATAGCTATTTGGTACCAGCTCACTGGATGAAGGTTCAAGAATGCATACTGTAAAATACATGACTTTCTGCCCCCTCAAAAAATAGTTTGCCATTGATGTTTTGGTGTAAACTTGCATGgctaattaaataataattataattaaataacCCATTCCTAAATGATCAAGGGGTATCATAATAATTCACTTGTTTATTCGGATTCATCTTTATGAATTCAAAAAAGTAAGTATGTGCAAAGGATcacaaacattttttatcaagttGGCAAGAGATAAACCATGCCTGTACTGAAAATTGAAAaccaaacatttttttgtttgtcgcatcaatttttcttcattgggttcaatatttacatttaaatggttgtcatatattcaaatttgaattgaaaCATACAAATATTTGCTCATCTTCCAAGAGGATTTGATTActttaaacaaatgataatgaattcaagttgggaaaaaaaatactgGGTCCAActatatcaatttcaaataacacgAAAACTGTTTCTATCAAATGAATAATTCATTTGTTATTCTACAAGAAAGGGTATCCTGTGTCACGAATCCAGCAATGTCACCATATTGATTTTTTCTCCATTATTTAAACCTTCTACAAGCATGTTATTTCCAAATCAATTTTTTGGTTAGCCAGTTTTAGgttcattttaaatacaattcagTAGTCTGTTTGTCTACTTCCACTGAAAGAGACTACCTTATTTGTTGTACTTGTGTTCTTCATCCTTGAAAAATGATTGCTTTTTCTTCATCAAACTT is part of the Magallana gigas chromosome 3, xbMagGiga1.1, whole genome shotgun sequence genome and harbors:
- the LOC105322341 gene encoding guanine nucleotide-binding protein subunit beta, which encodes MSSELEALRQETEQLKNQIREARKAAADTTLASATANVEPVGRIQMRTRRTLRGHLAKIYAMHWASDSRNLVSASQDGKLIVWDGYTTNKVHAIPLRSSWVMTCAYAPSGSYVACGGLDNICSIYSLKTREGNVRVSRELPGHTGYLSCCRFIDDNQIVTSSGDMTCALWDIETGQQTTAFTGHTGDVMSLSLSPDMRTFVSGACDASAKLWDIRDGMCKQTFSGHESDINAITYFPNGYAFATGSDDATCRLFDIRADQEIGMYSHDNIICGITSVAFSKSGRLLLGGYDDFNCNVWDVLKQDRAGVLAGHDNRVSCLGVTEDGMAVATGSWDSFLKIWN